The Arcobacter lacus genome includes a region encoding these proteins:
- a CDS encoding RusA family crossover junction endodeoxyribonuclease, protein MTKPIIPTEHQEQSLECNLVPPSVNHLYQTYSKNGKIIRTMTKEGLQFKRALSLLAKAKKFKLIEGDCSLEYTLYCSKKGRTDLDNTLKAIQDSLEGIAYKNDSQIVEIVARKIRNSNKDGFFIVIRSVK, encoded by the coding sequence ATGACTAAACCAATTATCCCAACTGAACATCAAGAGCAATCTTTAGAATGTAATCTTGTACCACCATCTGTAAATCATCTTTATCAAACATATTCAAAAAATGGAAAAATAATAAGAACTATGACAAAAGAGGGATTGCAATTCAAAAGAGCATTATCTCTACTTGCAAAAGCAAAAAAGTTTAAATTAATAGAGGGGGATTGTTCTCTTGAATATACACTGTATTGTAGCAAAAAAGGGAGAACGGATTTAGATAATACTTTAAAAGCAATACAAGATTCGTTAGAAGGGATAGCTTATAAAAATGATTCACAAATTGTAGAAATTGTAGCAAGAAAAATTAGGAACTCTAATAAAGATGGTTTTTTTATTGTTATTAGGAGTGTTAAATGA
- the terL gene encoding phage terminase large subunit, translated as MNNIALKGILLEDFKRYLRWSFKTKYNSKIILKQFHIDICNLLVDVYLGHIKNLIINMPPRSGKTEILNTFCEWTLTKHPESKNIMTSYSDMLVTNNSQAIRDMLMSKEHYSLFGIETKKDSTAKKLWKTNLDGGLYAVSSFGQITGFGAGLKKDGWGGFIGVDDPLKPDDRESLLKLDKVKDWFETTLSNRKNKPDTPIIIIMQRLHTNDLVGLILNNAFGDKNEWTHYKVEIIDEINKCSLWEEYYPYNKLMTIKANNSDYYHSQFQQSPIIKGGNIFKTSWIKYISREVINTIIFERYFITVDTALKNNEKNDYTVYSAFGVFENRLYYLDMFRGKPLSKEREVTARDFYNRNNKYPFQGMHIEQKASGVDLFQRMKDDGFMVFEIERNVDKVFRANNNVSYLEIYGLYVVEDLPNVTDFISEYEQFPNSKNDDIIDTLIDGVEIAYKNNILDYEAING; from the coding sequence ATGAATAATATAGCACTTAAAGGAATATTATTAGAAGATTTTAAAAGATATCTTAGATGGTCCTTTAAAACAAAATATAACTCAAAGATAATATTAAAGCAGTTTCATATTGATATTTGTAATTTATTAGTTGATGTTTATTTAGGACATATTAAAAACTTGATTATTAATATGCCTCCAAGAAGTGGTAAGACTGAAATCTTAAATACTTTTTGTGAGTGGACCTTAACAAAACATCCTGAAAGTAAAAATATTATGACTTCATATTCAGATATGTTAGTAACTAATAATTCACAAGCTATTAGAGATATGCTTATGAGTAAAGAACATTATAGTTTATTTGGTATTGAAACAAAAAAAGATAGTACAGCCAAAAAACTATGGAAAACTAATTTAGATGGTGGACTTTATGCAGTATCAAGTTTTGGGCAAATTACTGGTTTTGGTGCTGGGCTTAAAAAAGATGGATGGGGTGGTTTTATTGGAGTAGATGATCCATTAAAGCCAGACGATAGAGAAAGTTTATTAAAACTTGATAAAGTTAAAGATTGGTTTGAAACCACATTGTCAAATAGAAAAAATAAGCCAGATACTCCAATAATTATAATTATGCAAAGATTACATACTAATGACCTTGTAGGGCTTATACTAAATAATGCTTTTGGTGATAAAAATGAATGGACCCATTATAAAGTAGAAATAATTGATGAAATAAATAAATGCTCATTATGGGAAGAATATTATCCATATAACAAGTTAATGACTATAAAGGCTAATAACTCAGATTATTACCACTCTCAATTCCAACAATCACCAATCATCAAAGGTGGAAATATCTTTAAGACTTCATGGATTAAATATATATCTCGAGAGGTTATTAATACTATCATTTTTGAAAGATATTTTATTACAGTTGATACAGCTTTAAAAAACAATGAAAAAAATGATTACACAGTTTATAGTGCCTTTGGAGTATTTGAGAATAGATTATATTACCTGGATATGTTCAGAGGTAAGCCATTATCAAAAGAGCGAGAAGTAACAGCAAGAGACTTTTATAACAGAAATAATAAATATCCGTTCCAGGGAATGCACATCGAACAAAAAGCAAGTGGAGTGGATTTATTTCAAAGAATGAAAGATGATGGCTTTATGGTTTTTGAAATTGAAAGGAATGTTGATAAAGTATTTAGAGCAAATAATAATGTAAGCTATTTGGAAATATACGGATTGTATGTTGTTGAAGATTTACCTAATGTTACTGACTTTATAAGTGAATATGAACAGTTTCCAAATTCTAAAAATGATGACATCATAGATACTTTAATTGATGGTGTAGAAATAGCATACAAAAACAATATTTTAGATTATGAAGCAATCAATGGATAA
- a CDS encoding anti-CBASS protein Acb1 family protein — MNFSFKDGLKSLTNLLANNRSGVNNNKLFSTAVSNDELNSIYKLGIGRKITNIKSSNIFKEGFSAEGEAGAETLKFIDKKLLKELKKASEYMMAFGRGVIVIIDKNANDPLQPMKSVNLQTVRFKAFSGAKVTVQINSSLNELDERYNEPEYYRIGTQVIHHSRVMDFQYYQPVEDDKSSYNYGGISEFELIYSQLINDSVIERAIPTLVEKISTMFYKIKDFKSKLQQKQEKHLVDYFHRLENLRSIYGAGLLDAEDDTKTETQNLSGLDSVDTITLRRLSLVTGIPLSWLVGENVKGLNSSGKTEETIFWSMVKNLGNDFILPVLNQKLEFMGLTVVWFNEQYQSTPTEKADYETKVFTNALLVQQLGLDDIAYIKDRGVEIDVKKSFDEIFNEDGIEE, encoded by the coding sequence ATGAATTTTAGCTTTAAAGATGGTCTAAAATCTCTTACTAATTTACTTGCTAATAATAGAAGTGGAGTGAATAATAATAAACTCTTTTCAACTGCGGTATCTAATGATGAATTAAACTCTATTTATAAACTTGGTATTGGTAGAAAAATAACTAATATTAAATCATCAAATATCTTTAAAGAGGGATTTAGTGCAGAGGGTGAAGCTGGAGCAGAGACCCTAAAATTTATTGATAAAAAACTTCTAAAAGAATTAAAAAAAGCTTCTGAGTATATGATGGCATTCGGTCGTGGTGTAATTGTGATTATAGATAAAAATGCTAATGACCCATTACAACCTATGAAATCAGTTAATTTACAAACTGTTAGATTTAAAGCTTTTAGTGGTGCAAAAGTAACTGTACAGATAAATAGTTCTTTGAATGAACTTGATGAAAGATACAACGAACCAGAATATTATCGAATTGGTACACAAGTAATACATCATAGTAGAGTAATGGATTTTCAATATTATCAACCAGTAGAAGATGATAAAAGTTCATATAATTATGGTGGGATAAGTGAATTTGAACTTATTTATTCTCAACTTATAAATGATAGTGTAATTGAAAGAGCAATCCCTACACTTGTAGAAAAAATCTCGACTATGTTTTATAAGATAAAAGACTTTAAGTCTAAACTACAACAAAAACAAGAAAAACATTTAGTTGATTATTTTCATAGGTTAGAAAATTTAAGGTCAATTTATGGTGCTGGATTACTTGATGCAGAAGATGATACTAAAACAGAGACACAAAATTTAAGTGGATTAGATAGTGTTGATACTATTACTTTAAGAAGATTATCTTTAGTAACTGGAATACCTTTAAGCTGGTTAGTTGGTGAGAATGTAAAAGGGTTAAACTCATCAGGAAAAACAGAAGAGACAATATTTTGGAGCATGGTTAAAAATCTAGGAAATGATTTTATTTTACCAGTTCTAAATCAAAAATTAGAATTTATGGGATTAACTGTTGTTTGGTTTAATGAACAATATCAAAGCACACCAACAGAAAAAGCAGATTATGAAACAAAGGTTTTTACTAATGCTTTATTGGTTCAACAATTAGGATTAGATGATATTGCATATATAAAAGATAGAGGTGTAGAAATAGATGTAAAGAAAAGCTTTGATGAAATATTTAATGAAGATGGAATTGAAGAGTAA